A section of the Malania oleifera isolate guangnan ecotype guangnan chromosome 2, ASM2987363v1, whole genome shotgun sequence genome encodes:
- the LOC131148801 gene encoding scarecrow-like protein 14, with protein sequence MVIEDEIEQMLMEDDDTEHMVPDPLALTAAEKSFYEVLGLKYPPSPAPPTLCNPNNFSTDHNSGNSKITAPGESDFQSTSKMPLSSSDCLTGSFDGITNPCSDSNLEEENNERKNHPGEDIESTDIEGRSDKESMVCADEDELSKMFDRVFLCPDDRRKPLVCTSDEVSQDRSGKLLKHNELPCGSNARKGGGKKRKNRNQVVDLRALLILCARAIAMDERGTVDKLLTEIRQHSSPFGDGYQRFAHYFANGLEARLVGTGFQIYTASRMQSFADMLKIYQTFISACPFKRISFYFASHHILNLAENATTLHIIDFGISYGFQWPIVIQDLSAIPGGPPKLRITGIEFPKSGLQPAKTVEEAGHHLVKYCERFNVSFEYNGVAKNWETIQIEDLKIGKNELIVVNCLYRLDFLLDETSVENSPRNSVLSLIRNINPHIFIHGIINGSCNAPFFVTRFQEALFHYSSLFDMLDANITRENHERLMFEKEFYGREVVNVLACEGSERVVRPLTYKYWQVQNLNAGFRKLPLDRELMKTLRAKVESHYHKDFMVDEDGHWMLQGWKGRIVVAISCWIPAKKY encoded by the exons ATGGTCATTGAGGATGAGATAGAGCAGATGCTGATGGAGGACGACGACACAGAGCATATGGTCCCCGACCCTTTGGCTCTCACAGCAGCCGAGAAATCATTCTACGAAGTTCTGGGTCTGAAGTACCCTCCCTCACCGGCCCCTCCCACTCTCTGCAACCCTAATAATTTTTCCACCGATCATAATAGTGGCAACAGTAAAATTACTGCTCCCGGCGAGTCAGATTTTCAATCCACTTCAAAGATGCCCTTGAGCTCTTCGGACTGTCTCACTGGGAGTTTCGATGGGATCACGAACCCTTGTTCT GATAGCAATCTAGAGGAAGAGAATAATGAGAGGAAGAATCATCCTGGGGAGGATATCGAAAGCACAGATATAGAAGGGAGGAGTGACAAAGAGTCCATGGTTTGTGCGGATGAGGATGAGTTATCGAAGATGTTTGATAGGGTTTTCCTCTGCCCCGACGACCGCAGGAAGCCTTTGGTGTGTACTTCTGATGAAGTTTCACAAGATAGAAGTGGCAAGTTACTGAAGCATAATGAACTACCATGTGGATCCAATGCCAGGAAGGGCGGTGGAAAGAAACGAAAGAACAGAAATCAAGTAGTGGATTTGAGGGCTCTCCTGATTCTCTGTGCACGAGCTATTGCCATGGATGAACGTGGGACCGTGGATAAATTGTTAACGGAGATTAGGCAGCACTCTTCTCCATTTGGTGATGGATATCAAAGGTTTGCTCATTATTTTGCTAACGGTCTCGAGGCACGCTTGGTTGGAACTGGTTTTCAAATTTATACTGCTTCTAGGATGCAGTCATTTGCCGATATGTTGAAAATTTACCAAACTTTTATTTCAGCATGCCCGTTCAAGAGGATTAGTTTTTATTTTGCAAGTCACCACATTTTAAATTTAGCTGAAAATGCGACGACGCTTCATATTATCGATTTTGGTATCTCGTACGGTTTTCAATGGCCCATAGTTATCCAAGATCTCTCGGCTATACCTGGTGGGCCTCCTAAGCTTCGTATTACAGGGATAGAGTTTCCCAAATCCGGTTTACAACCAGCAAAAACAGTCGAGGAAGCAGGCCATCATCTTGTAAAGTATTGTGAGCGCTTTAATGTTTCATTTGAGTATAATGGTGTCGCGAAAAACTGGGAAACTATACAAATTGAAGACCTCAAGATTGGCAAAAATGAGTTAATTGTTGTGAATTGCCTATATCGACTCGATTTTCTACTTGATGAAACAAGTGTCGAGAACTCTCCGAGAAATTCAGTTTTGAGCTTGATTCGAAATATAAATCCACATATTTTTATCCATGGTATAATTAATGGATCATGCAATGCTCCATTCTTTGTCACACGGTTTCAGGAAGCACTTTTCCACTACTCATCATTGTTTGATATGTTGGATGCCAACATTACACGTGAAAATCATGAGAGGTTGATGTTTGAGAAAGAGTTCTATGGGCGGGAAGTTGTTAATGTCTTAGCATGTGAGGGATCAGAGAGGGTTGTAAGGCCTTTGACATACAAATATTGGCAAGTCCAAAACTTGAATGCAGGGTTCAGGAAACTCCCACTAGATAGAGAACTCATGAAGACATTGAGAGCTAAGGTGGAATCTCACTATCATAAGGATTTTATGGTTGATGAAGATGGGCATTGGATGCTACAGGGATGGAAGGGCCGAATTGTTGTTGCCATCTCTTGTTGGATTCCTGCAAAAAAGTATTGA